Genomic segment of Prochlorococcus marinus CUG1417:
TCTAGTAACCGCCCAATAATAGCTAATAAAAAATAACAAACCTATAAATTATTAATATATAGTTAGTTGAAATTGAAGAAAAAATCTACTGATAATTGCACTATTAATCCTTTCTTAGGCTTTTTAGCAATGTTCTTAACACAAGACATACTAATAAAGATTTTTTTTAGTGAAATAAAAATAATGGATGAAGGTTTCTCTATTCCAAAAGATTCTTCAATTATTCTAGCCCCAACTCATAGATCAAGATGGGATGGATTGATCCTCACTAAGGCAATTGGTAGAAGGGTAACTAGCAAAGATTGTAGATTTATGGTTACAAAATCTGAAATGAACGGAATACAAGGTTGGTTTCTCAAAAGACTTGGTTGTTTTTCAATTGATCAATTATCACCTTCTCTGTCAGTATTAAGATACGCTGTAAATCTAATACTCAATAAGAATCAACTCGTAGTTTTTCCTGAAGGAAAAATTAATAAATACGGTAAAAAATTAACCCTTAAAGAGGGGTTATATAGATTGGCTCTATTGGCAGCAAAAAGAACAAACTCAATATTTATCATTCCTATAGGAATCGCTTACAGCCAAGTATCTCCAAAAATAAGAGCTAAAGTCTCGTTATGCTTTGGAGAGCCTATGTTTGTAAATGAAAATCCTAATTTATCAATTAAAGATTTTAATGAGATATTGAATAAAAGAATGCAAAAAGCAGAAAAAATCGCTTTAAAAAATGTGGGTAGATAATTCCATTATCAGTTAATATGAAATTTAATCAATAATGAGATTATGAAATTCCTAAAAATTATACCAGTTGTATTTATCTTTCTTGGGATACAGTCATTTATGAATCTCTCTTTTGCCGGAAGTAAAAACGCAGATGAATATAAGGTTCTTTCAAGTACAAACAAAAAGCTATCAATTGCGGATGTAGAAGATTTTTTAACTGAAGGTGACAATCTAGTAAAAAATGGTGATTTTGAATCGGCAAAGCAAACTTATGATAAAGCGAGGAATTTAGCCAGACAACTTTCAGGATTTTATAGAGAT
This window contains:
- a CDS encoding lysophospholipid acyltransferase family protein, with protein sequence MFLTQDILIKIFFSEIKIMDEGFSIPKDSSIILAPTHRSRWDGLILTKAIGRRVTSKDCRFMVTKSEMNGIQGWFLKRLGCFSIDQLSPSLSVLRYAVNLILNKNQLVVFPEGKINKYGKKLTLKEGLYRLALLAAKRTNSIFIIPIGIAYSQVSPKIRAKVSLCFGEPMFVNENPNLSIKDFNEILNKRMQKAEKIALKNVGR